From a single Streptomyces misionensis genomic region:
- a CDS encoding SpoIIE family protein phosphatase/ATP-binding protein — protein MKRRFGLFQGWDASVPAGASLAGADPGRSRWLPPGVRTVAGQMFLLQLVILLLFGAVAGTTLVLQARQAGLNEARHRTLATAVSFANSPGTLDAMRSPDPTAVLQPRAEAIRKAAGVDYVVAFNPAGIRWTHPVPQLIGKHVIGSYERPLRGHTRTITADTPVGVAVDSTAPVVDAHHKVVGLVSVGITTRSIEAQVTRQLPLLLAAGCGALLLATAGVVLVNRRLRRQTRGLEPAELRRMYDHHDAVLHAAREGVLIVAADGTLLLANDEALRLLGLPADAEGRQLAGLGLAPSLAELLTAGRPVTDEVCEAGDRLLAVSVRPTTSHDCAPSSVVTLLDTTELRAVAGRAAVAQRRLRLLYDAMSRVGTTLDVRRTAEELTRFTVPRFADYACVDLLDSILRGGEPEGTTMRRTALTAIDSDHPLYPVGSLTDFASQTPQAIGMGTGVPVLEPDLSRGTGWQQYDPANASRILAHGIHSMLVVPVRARGVLMGVASFWRSADAEPFEQEDMAVAEELVARAAVAIDNARRYTREHTTAVTLQRSLLPRGVPDQSALEVAYRYLPAQAGVGGDWFDVIQLPGARVALVVGDVVGHGLHAAATMGRLRTAVHNFSALDLSPDELLVHLDELVSRIDSDERGDGSAGDGRDAVADVTGATCLYTLYDPVAGRATIARAGHPGPALLLPDGTATFPDVPVSPPLGLGDGMPVETLELELPEGSQLVLYTDGLLEDRRRDLDTGLELLRGTLAASAGRAPEAVCAAVLETVLPAPTIDDVALLVARTRLLGPEHVAEWDVPRDPAAVAPVRAECAATLDAWGLGDVGYTAELILSELITNAVRYGASPIRVRLLHDRGLICEVADGSSTAPHPRRAAATDEGGRGLFLVAQLATRWGTRYTARGKVIWAELAPQEERPTPAAGADAGTTDDILDQWESI, from the coding sequence ATGAAGAGGCGTTTCGGCCTGTTTCAGGGGTGGGACGCTTCCGTCCCGGCCGGAGCGTCCCTGGCCGGTGCCGACCCCGGCCGGTCCCGGTGGCTGCCGCCCGGCGTCCGCACGGTCGCCGGACAGATGTTCCTCCTCCAGCTGGTCATCCTGCTGCTGTTCGGCGCCGTGGCCGGCACCACCCTGGTGCTCCAGGCCCGGCAGGCCGGACTGAACGAGGCACGGCACCGCACGCTCGCCACCGCCGTCAGCTTCGCCAACTCCCCGGGCACCCTCGACGCGATGCGCTCCCCGGACCCCACGGCGGTGCTGCAACCCCGCGCCGAGGCGATCCGCAAGGCCGCCGGCGTCGACTACGTGGTCGCGTTCAACCCGGCCGGCATCCGCTGGACGCACCCCGTCCCGCAGCTGATCGGCAAACACGTCATCGGTTCCTACGAGCGGCCGCTGCGCGGACACACGCGGACCATCACCGCCGACACCCCCGTGGGCGTGGCCGTGGACTCCACCGCCCCCGTCGTCGACGCCCACCACAAGGTCGTCGGACTCGTCTCCGTCGGCATCACCACGCGCAGCATCGAGGCGCAGGTCACCCGGCAGCTGCCGCTGCTGCTCGCGGCCGGCTGCGGCGCGCTGCTGCTGGCGACGGCCGGGGTGGTACTGGTGAACCGCCGGCTGCGGCGGCAGACCCGCGGCCTGGAACCGGCCGAGCTGCGGCGGATGTACGACCACCACGACGCCGTGCTGCACGCCGCCCGCGAGGGCGTGCTCATCGTCGCGGCCGACGGCACGCTGCTGCTCGCCAACGACGAGGCGCTGCGCCTGCTGGGCCTGCCCGCGGACGCCGAGGGCAGACAGCTGGCCGGCCTCGGGCTCGCGCCGTCCCTCGCCGAGCTGCTGACCGCGGGGCGGCCGGTCACCGACGAGGTGTGCGAGGCCGGCGACCGGCTGCTCGCCGTGAGCGTCCGGCCCACCACGTCGCACGACTGCGCGCCCTCCAGCGTCGTCACCCTGCTCGACACCACCGAGCTGCGGGCCGTCGCCGGCCGCGCGGCCGTGGCCCAGCGGCGGCTGCGGCTGCTGTACGACGCCATGAGCAGGGTCGGCACCACCCTCGACGTGCGGCGCACGGCCGAGGAGCTGACCCGGTTCACCGTCCCCCGGTTCGCCGACTACGCCTGCGTGGACCTGCTCGACTCGATCCTGCGCGGCGGCGAGCCCGAGGGCACCACGATGCGCCGTACGGCCCTCACCGCCATCGACTCGGACCATCCGCTGTACCCGGTCGGCTCGCTCACCGACTTCGCCTCCCAGACCCCGCAGGCGATCGGCATGGGCACCGGCGTGCCGGTCCTGGAGCCGGACCTGAGCCGCGGCACCGGATGGCAGCAGTACGACCCCGCCAACGCCTCCCGGATCCTCGCCCACGGCATCCACTCGATGCTCGTGGTGCCGGTGCGGGCGCGTGGCGTCCTGATGGGCGTGGCCAGTTTCTGGCGTTCGGCGGACGCCGAGCCGTTCGAGCAGGAGGACATGGCGGTCGCCGAGGAGCTGGTCGCCCGGGCCGCGGTCGCCATCGACAACGCCCGCCGTTACACCCGGGAGCACACCACCGCCGTCACCCTCCAGCGCAGCCTGCTGCCGCGCGGCGTCCCCGACCAGTCGGCGCTCGAGGTGGCCTACCGGTACCTGCCGGCGCAGGCCGGGGTGGGTGGCGACTGGTTCGACGTCATCCAGCTGCCGGGCGCGCGGGTGGCGCTGGTCGTCGGCGACGTCGTCGGGCACGGGCTGCACGCGGCGGCCACCATGGGCCGGCTGCGCACCGCCGTGCACAACTTCTCCGCCCTCGACCTCAGCCCCGACGAACTCCTCGTCCACCTGGACGAACTGGTCAGCCGCATCGACAGCGACGAACGGGGGGACGGGAGCGCGGGCGACGGGCGGGACGCGGTCGCGGACGTCACCGGAGCCACCTGCCTGTACACGCTGTACGACCCGGTCGCCGGGCGTGCCACCATCGCCCGGGCCGGTCATCCCGGGCCCGCCCTGCTGCTGCCCGACGGCACCGCCACCTTCCCCGACGTGCCGGTCTCCCCGCCGCTGGGCCTCGGCGACGGCATGCCGGTGGAGACGCTGGAACTGGAGCTGCCGGAGGGGTCCCAGCTGGTGCTGTACACCGACGGGCTGCTGGAGGACCGCCGCCGGGACCTCGACACCGGCCTCGAACTGCTGCGCGGCACGCTGGCCGCTTCGGCGGGCCGCGCTCCGGAGGCCGTCTGCGCGGCCGTCCTCGAGACGGTGCTGCCCGCCCCGACCATCGACGACGTCGCCCTGCTGGTGGCCCGCACCCGGCTGCTGGGCCCCGAGCACGTCGCCGAGTGGGACGTGCCCCGCGATCCGGCGGCCGTCGCCCCCGTCCGCGCCGAGTGCGCCGCCACCCTGGACGCCTGGGGCCTCGGGGACGTCGGGTACACCGCCGAGCTGATCCTCAGCGAGCTGATCACCAACGCGGTCCGCTACGGCGCCTCGCCCATCCGGGTCCGGCTGCTGCACGACCGCGGGCTGATCTGCGAGGTCGCCGACGGCAGCAGCACCGCGCCGCACCCGCGGCGGGCGGCGGCCACCGACGAGGGCGGGCGCGGCCTGTTCCTCGTCGCCCAGCTCGCCACCCGCTGGGGCACCCGCTACACGGCGCGCGGCAAGGTGATCTGGGCCGAGCTGGCCCCGCAGGAGGAGCGCCCCACCCCGGCCGCCGGCGCCGACGCGGGCACCACCGACGACATCCTGGACCAGTGGGAGAGCATCTGA